The Penicillium digitatum chromosome 6, complete sequence genome has a window encoding:
- a CDS encoding Glycosyl transferase, family 8 produces the protein MTNQSQDQSPPKRIWASLITNMSYLPGLLTLHYSLNHPSPDPSITTQSATRETEYPFVAFYTSTFPPEGLKILQSRNIASQWVPSVTPASTRSYAKDPRFAETWNKLVVFSLEQYERVVLLDGDILVRRNMDSLMELPLDDETNAEGSRVFAAAHACACNPMKKAHYPANWIPSNCAYTKQHSTPTDAQSIAPPPGSGVGMLNSGVLVVRPSARVYGEITTALQDTARIERYDFPDQELLSDVFDGRWVALPYVYNALRTLRIAGVHDSIWRDSEVRAVHYIFATKPWHEKVVEGDLSGLDETWVWWWRANWDRMRVERETGVFDGFSGSG, from the exons ATGACCAATCAATCCCAAGACCAATCCCCTCCAAAGCGGA TATGGGCCTCCCTAATAACAAACATGTCCTACCTCCCAGGCCTTCTAACCCTGCACTACTCCCTCAACCACCCCTCCCCAGACCCAAGCATCACAACCCAATCCGCAACCCGAGAAACAGAATACCCATTCGTAGCCTTCTACACCTCAACCTTCCCACCCGAAGGCCTTAAAATCCTCCAAAGCCGCAACATCGCATCCCAATGGGTTCCCTCAGTAACACCTGCCAGCACCCGCAGCTACGCCAAAGACCCGCGCTTCGCCGAAACTTGGAACAAGCTAGTCGTCTTCTCGCTCGAGCAATATGAGCGCGTCGTCCTCCTCGACGGCGACATCCTCGTCCGCCGGAATATGGACTCGCTAATGGAATTGCCGCTTGACGACGAAACCAATGCTGAGGGTAGTCGGGTGTTTGCGGCCGCGCATGCTTGTGCTTGTAATCCCATGAAGAAGGCGCATTATCCTGCTAATTG GATCCCCTCGAACTGCGCTTATACAAAGCAACACTCCACTCCCACTGATGCGCAAAGCATCGCGCCGCCTCCCGGATCCGGTGTCGGCATGCTGAACAGCGGTGTGTTAGTCGTGCGGCCTTCCGCGCGTGTGTATGGCGAGATTACTACTGCGTTGCAGGACACAGCGCGGATTGAGCGGTATGACTTCCCTGATCAGGAGTTGCTGTCTGATGTTTTTGATGGGCGGTGGGTTGCATTGCCTTATGTTTATAATGCGCTGAGGACGTTGCGGATTGCGGGGGTGCATGATTCTATCTGGAGGGATAGCGAGGTTCGGGCTGTACATTATATCTTCGCCACAAAGCCTTGGCATGAGAAGGTTGTAGAAGGAGACTTGTCTGGGTTGGATGAGACATGGGTTTGGTGGTGGAGGGCTAATTGGGATCGGATGAGGGTTGAGAGGGAGACTGGTGTTTTCGATGGGTTTTCAGGGTCTGGGTGA
- a CDS encoding 20S cyclosome subunit (APC1/BimE), putative: MASVRSLGVHEPSAVSYLVAEGILPPEPSRDHFNWTLCVDESGLTGPVDDELVWTKHCVVWSRAGMVKRVFRMDPEKEDIRHALFTRFATEDTKRSKPATPSRLEATTSTQKQKRTETFSTLDLNGDARVAVVAPLHSKESLSRALVVVLKSQAHIFFVAGNSHTIPLPFEVDSVFATPRGLIFQRKVQDEHGSSQQPTAPPNSFMSASLFDPGASQSFSLGKSKRPSTKSSFTPGPSWVPKSSSSTDLPRVFSLTNPHFEMGLVVTSQTSRRFQSSVNSTRRGPSGLEVLDSVDEIVYISPKDELLGINRPNSGPLILVITINTTTGIYTIWTARYKDEESGSSMKDKTRRETGGTRSVRRSSHFGMTTGATTPAARSGATRESFGPWTDNWPSTQLSEGKIDAEGDLASRVAQDFGDVGVPLKTSRRVSSLLARTDLATSQDRITFSDLATGSQSSTMPHVAGFRQSMGGASTRASFGFNPRGSLPPGTGSVYSTVGSFLDTPVDKLLEELNNDSLSSGFENAALRESTSGLPEELILTKVESFSSQFSGSFQKEPASRRLKVSTLAPTEFGSAHKGNTASLAVYIVDQEAHKLTIVNLKADREPSSKNRKKKSKTAEQRPLLVRAIRIQNVSNVLDACRISDGDLSRILSLSETESGHRELSLQTLWGSPVKFEVPVPLQLYEPDGISANKLESRPRESGVNRVMADSGLVFNRLDHGCSRGKIDLVDTDKQRHRLQIRMEPRNELVKKTLKICKFALRESEKAGDGIMVAWWEVVKWLRGKEENNIEWTAMTVVLLSLAAPFVTPPQTQVPKRARRKKGLPRSSSGGRLDLESWESMLDLESGSSGVVAPWMMDSSWGWIVEQDAIEDPASGDTSKGANASRSTYRQNPYLIRCIALSREFLRTPQGLRAAGRDGYLPISEAFSENTRCTALGSVLVALHLLREEQKLSKCDSEESQRPLGLLAPVIAQLGGWLGWESWKWTEGAYYGTEMASMERWQFEDNTYIAGLKVPAEPFPPPSIFEFLMGATAHRSPTLFVSLLDIVNASERTPRKGRMWRECFSITPRTCALNGFFSEIHGVSTPLEKIKLLQRWGFTKSVIDSFPEGVSAPIYEAVMQCQIEASTSWNATLLELIDREDLYMSMNPAQTNSLAAPQQPNHNAIRDFHYISSSALDTDAINAFQASAEADRSSVTKLIFRDDKRVTEATKLLNQSKAPVAECIAEPGWSDSDLLEAQKEIVQLVTVRTLSTPAGRAMLTFSGRLPLLTEKLPIPSFSLQCVMKPDNVTVSADRSAFSEEKVCWAFFHNGVSTGLAISKASKGIDTSWILFNKPQDLTNRHAGFLLALGLNGHLNSLAKWVAFKYLTPKHTMTSIGLLLGLSASYLGTMDTLITRLLSVHVTRMLPLGAAELNLSPLTQTAGIMGIGLLYCGSQHRRMSEIMLSEIENSEQDEQAAATGEELRDEGYRLAAGFALGFINLGKGDDLQGMRDMHIVERLLSIAVGTKTVEIAHVLDRATAGATIALMIVFMKTNDSVLAKKIDVPDTTVRFDYVRPDLFLLRTLARHMIMWDSIKPTPEWISQSLPEVYRGRSRLTDVRRLRSEDMPFFNIIAGLCFAVGLRHAGSGQAQARDLLMFYLDQLIRISRLPVRSYDARLARNSVRNCQDVVSLSAAAVMAGTGDLALFRRLRSLHGRIDADTPYGSHMAAHMAIGVLFLGGGSYTLGTSNQAVTALICAFYPIFPTTVLDNKCHLQAFRHLWVLAAEPRCLIPRDLDTRRPISIPITITSHDETTLTVSAPCLLPDPSSISRVEIRGPDHWPLVLDFSQNDALREKFLSGDPSVYLRRKATYSPSSSTSVFASTLTGLSEAQDILPTTTGPLSNPAKGLPPSAWPTRTALLTGKSSAATTPSQNPWDWVFHLPSLQGLDIRERSLVLPSSFPMRSARITTDLVSIPPWLRTSAVDARLALSHTVRNIVQSAHGRGADPDQIRDRIWQLRLLFDWLDRTQPGDERDHSSRGLLSPAQGQPPGLWLRKDFIEEARWQVWGVQVGDEGETQI; encoded by the coding sequence ATGGCGTCAGTTCGCTCTCTGGGCGTCCACGAACCTTCGGCCGTCTCCTACCTAGTCGCAGAGGGGATCCTCCCTCCTGAACCCTCGAGAGACCATTTTAACTGGACGCTATGCGTTGATGAAAGCGGATTGACTGGCCCCGTGGACGATGAGTTAGTATGGACGAAACACTGCGTTGTATGGTCCCGCGCAGGGATGGTGAAGCGAGTATTTCGAATGGAcccagagaaagaagatatCCGACATGCGTTGTTTACTCGGTTTGCAACGGAAGACACGAAACGCTCTAAACCCGCGACTCCAAGTCGACTTGAAGCAACTACCAGCACACAGAAACAAAAGCGGACTGAAACCTTTTCAACGTTGGATCTAAATGGAGATGCACGAGTGGCGGTTGTAGCTCCCCTACACTCCAAGGAGTCTCTTTCTAGGGCTTTGGTTGTAGTCCTCAAATCGCAAGCCCACATCTTCTTTGTGGCGGGCAATAGCCATACAATTCCCCTTCCATTTGAGGTTgactctgtctttgctacgCCTCGCGGTCTCATTTTCCAAAGAAAGGTCCAGGATGAACATGGTAGTAGCCAACAACCTACTGCGCCGCCGAATTCATTTATGTCTGCTTCGCTATTCGATCCCGGTGCCTCCCAGTCATTTTCTCTCGGCAAAAGCAAGCGTCCATCGACGAAATCTTCATTCACACCAGGTCCTTCATGGGTCCCAAAAAGCAGCTCAAGCACCGACCTACCCCGAGTTTTCTCTCTCACTAACCCTCATTTTGAGATGGGCCTGGTTGTAACATCACAAACTTCCCGCCGGTTTCAAAGCAGCGTCAATAGCACCAGAAGAGGGCCATCTGGATTAGAGGTGCTGGACTCTGTGGATGAGATTGTGTATATCTCTCCAAAAGACGAACTCTTGGGCATCAACAGACCAAACAGTGGTCCTTTGATCCTAGTAATTACCATCAACACAACTACAGGTATCTATACAATCTGGACTGCGCGCTACAAAGATGAAGAATCAGGCAGCTCAATGAAAGATAAAACCAGACGGGAAACTGGAGGTACCCGTTCAGTAAGGCGAAGCTCGCATTTCGGGATGACAACTGGCGCGACAACACCGGCCGCTCGCTCGGGAGCAACCCGAGAGAGCTTTGGGCCTTGGACCGACAACTGGCCTTCCACTCAGCTGTCTGAAGGGAAGATTGATGCTGAAGGTGACTTGGCTTCGAGAGTAGCTCAAGACTTCGGGGATGTCGGTGTTCCACTCAAAACATCCAGACGGGTCAGCTCACTGCTCGCTCGAACAGACCTTGCAACTAGCCAGGATCGTATCACTTTTTCGGACTTAGCCACTGGCAGTCAGTCCAGCACCATGCCTCATGTTGCAGGATTCAGGCAGTCTATGGGAGGAGCAAGCACTCGTGCAAGCTTTGGTTTCAACCCTCGAGGCTCTCTGCCTCCAGGTACAGGGTCTGTTTACAGCACAGTGGGCAGTTTTCTGGATACCCCAGTGGACAAGCTACTAGAAGAGCTCAACAATGACAGTCTATCTTCCGGTTTCGAGAACGCTGCCTTACGCGAATCGACATCTGGACTTCCGGAAGAACTCATATTGACCAAGGTTGAAAGTTTCTCGTCCCAATTCTCGGGCAGCTTCCAAAAAGAGCCAGCATCCCGTCGGTTGAAGGTCTCTACGTTGGCGCCCACTGAGTTTGGAAGCGCCCACAAAGGCAATACAGCATCCCTGGCAGTATACATCGTGGACCAGGAGGCACATAAATTAACTATAGTGAATCTAAAGGCCGACCGAGAGCCATCTTCCAAGAAccggaagaagaagtccaagaCCGCTGAGCAACGTCCGTTACTCGTGCGTGCGATAAGGATCCAAAATGTGTCAAATGTATTGGATGCTTGTAGAATCTCCGATGGGGATCTTTCGCGAATACTCTCGCTGAGTGAGACGGAAAGCGGACACCGCGAGCTATCATTGCAAACTCTGTGGGGTAGTCCTGTCAAATTTGAGGTTCCTGTGCCACTGCAGCTGTATGAACCGGATGGCATCTCGGCCAACAAACTTGAGAGTCGCCCGAGAGAAAGTGGTGTCAACCGGGTCATGGCAGATTCCGGCCTCGTCTTCAACAGGCTTGATCATGGGTGCTCTCGAGGGAAGATCGACCTGGTAGACACCGACAAACAGCGTCACAGGCTTCAAATCCGAATGGAGCCTCGTAACGAACTGGTGAAAAAAACGCTCAAGATCTGCAAGTTTGCCTTGCGTGAGTCTGAGAAAGCGGGCGATGGTATCATGGTCGCTTGGTGGGAGGTGGTTAAATGGCTTCGGGGCAAGGAGGAAAACAACATTGAGTGGACTGCTATGACAGTCGTCTTGTTGAGTCTAGCAGCCCCATTCGTTACCCCTCCACAAACCCAGGTTCCCAAGCGAGCACGGCGCAAGAAAGGTCTGCCCAGGTCGAGCAGTGGAGGACGTCTGGATTTGGAAAGCTGGGAGTCTATGCTGGACCTGGAGTCTGGCTCCTCCGGTGTCGTAGCTCCGTGGATGATGGACAGTTCCTGGGGGTGGATCGTTGAACAAGACGCAATCGAGGATCCCGCATCAGGAGATACATCCAAAGGTGCCAATGCAAGTCGGTCTACATATCGCCAGAATCCGTACTTGATCCGGTGCATCGCCCTCAGCCGTGAATTCCTTCGAACTCCACAAGGTCTTAGAGCTGCTGGCCGCGACGGCTACCTCCCTATCTCTGAAGCTTTCTCAGAGAACACAAGATGTACCGCATTGGGCAGTGTTCTCGTGGCCTTGCATCTATTGCGCGAAGAACAGAAGCTCTCCAAATGCGACTCGGAGGAGTCTCAAAGACCTCTGGGGCTGCTTGCTCCCGTCATCGCACAATTGGGCGGCTGGCTAGGATGGGAATCCTGGAAGTGGACTGAGGGCGCCTACTATGGTACCGAAATGGCCAGTATGGAGCGCTGGCAGTTTGAGGATAATACCTATATCGCTGGGCTAAAGGTTCCCGCCGAACCCTTCCCGCCTCCATCCATCTTCGAATTTCTCATGGGCGCTACTGCTCATCGCAGCCCTACTCTATTTGTTTCTCTCCTCGACATTGTGAATGCATCCGAGCGAACACCTAGGAAAGGGCGAATGTGGCGTGAATGCTTCAGCATCACGCCAAGGACGTGCGCGTTGAATGGCTTCTTCTCTGAGATCCACGGCGTATCAACGCCCTTGGAAAAGATCAAGCTTTTGCAGCGTTGGGGGTTCACGAAGAGTGTCATCGATAGCTTCCCAGAAGGCGTCAGTGCCCCGATCTATGAAGCCGTTATGCAATGCCAGATCGAAGCCTCCACCTCCTGGAACGCGACGCTCCTAGAGCTGATTGACAGAGAAGACCTTTACATGTCGATGAACCCGGCTCAGACCAATTCATTGGCAGCGCCACAGCAGCCTAATCATAATGCTATTCGGGATTTCCATTATATCAGCAGCTCGGCATTGGATACTGATGCCATTAACGCTTTTCAGGCCTCTGCAGAGGCTGACCGATCCTCAGTTACCAAGCTGATATTCCGAGATGATAAGCGAGTTACGGAAGCAACTAAATTACTAAACCAGTCCAAAGCACCGGTGGCAGAGTGTATAGCTGAACCTGGCTGGAGTGACTCGGATTTGTTAGAGGCGCAGAAAGAAATCGTGCAGCTCGTGACAGTTCGGACGTTGTCTACTCCAGCGGGTCGTGCGATGCTCACTTTCAGTGGCCGATTGCCTTTGTTGACTGAGAAACTGCCGATTCCTTCATTTTCCCTGCAGTGCGTCATGAAGCCAGACAATGTGACGGTCAGCGCGGATAGATCTGCGTTCTCGGAAGAAAAGGTCTGCTGGGCCTTTTTCCATAACGGAGTATCAACCGGTCTGGCAATCTCCAAGGCTTCGAAGGGTATTGATACATCATGGATCTTGTTCAACAAACCACAGGACCTTACCAACCGGCATGCCGGGTTTTTGCTGGCCCTGGGTCTGAATGGCCATCTTAATTCATTGGCCAAGTGGGTTGCTTTCAAGTACCTCACTCCCAAGCATACCATGACATCAATTGGTCTCCTGCTTGGTCTCTCTGCGTCGTACCTGGGCACAATGGATACTCTAATCACACGCTTGCTTTCGGTACATGTGACAAGAATGCTTCCACTTGGAGCAGCTGAGTTGAACCTGTCGCCACTGACTCAGACTGCTGGAATTATGGGCATTGGTCTACTTTATTGTGGTTCCCAGCATCGTCGTATGAGCGAGATCATGCTCTCAGAAATCGAAAACAGTGAACAGGACGAGCAAGCTGCTGCCACCGGAGAGGAACTCCGTGACGAAGGATATCGTCTGGCCGCAGGCTTTGCCCTTGGTTTCATTAATCTTGGCAAAGGCGATGATTTACAGGGCATGCGCGATATGCACAttgttgaacgactattgTCAATTGCCGTGGGCACTAAGACCGTCGAAATCGCCCATGTACTCGACCGTGCCACAGCTGGCGCGACCATTGCCCTCATGATCGTCTTCATGAAGACCAACGACTCAGTACTAGCCAAGAAGATTGATGTTCCCGATACCACGGTTCGCTTCGACTACGTTCGGCCAGATCTGTTCCTGTTGCGAACACTAGCACGACACATGATCATGTGGGACAGCATCAAGCCCACTCCTGAATGGATCAGCCAAAGTCTTCCCGAAGTCTACCGAGGACGATCGCGACTCACCGATGTGCGCCGGCTGCGCAGCGAAGATATGCCATTCTTCAACATCATTGCAGGCCTCTGCTTTGCCGTCGGTCTCCGACATGCTGGATCGGGACAGGCGCAGGCCCGGGATCTTTTGATGTTTTATCTAGACCAGCTTATCCGCATCTCACGGCTACCTGTGCGAAGCTACGACGCTAGACTCGCCCGCAATTCGGTTCGGAACTGTCAAGATGTGGTGAGCCTATCTGCCGCGGCAGTCATGGCTGGCACAGGTGATCTAGCTCTGTTTCGACGCCTGCGCTCGCTCCACGGTCGAATCGACGCTGATACGCCATACGGCAGTCACATGGCGGCACACATGGCTATCGGGGTACTCTTCCTTGGAGGAGGCAGCTACACACTTGGCACGTCCAACCAGGCTGTGACCGCGCTCATCTGCGCATTCTACCCGATCTTCCCAACAACCGTCCTTGATAACAAGTGCCACCTCCAAGCCTTCCGCCATCTCTGGGTTCTCGCTGCTGAACCACGGTGCCTCATCCCTCGTGATCTTGATACACGCCGCCCAATCTCCATCCCTATTACCATAACATCTCATGACGAGACCACCCTCACCGTCAGTGCCCCCTGTCTACTGCCAGACCCCAGTAGCATTTCCCGTGTCGAGATTCGCGGACCAGACCACTGGCCACTCGTTCTAGATTTCAGCCAGAACGATGCCCTGCGTGAGAAATTCCTCAGCGGCGACCCATCCGTCTACCTTCGCCGCAAGGCAACCTATAGTCCGAGCTCCTCAACCTCCGTCTTCGCCTCCACCTTGACCGGCCTCAGTGAAGCCCAAGACATCCTTCCAACAACCACCGGTCCTCTCTCAAATCCTGCAAAGGGCCTCCCACCCTCAGCATGGCCAACTCGCACGGCCCTACTTACCGGCAAGTCATCTGCAGCAACTACTCCTTCCCAAAACCCTTGGGATTGGGTCTTCCACCTCCCCTCCCTACAAGGCCTCGACATCCGCGAGCGCTCCCTCGTCCTTCCATCTTCCTTCCCGATGCGCTCCGCACGTATCACCACCGATCTTGTCTCTATACCGCCTTGGCTTCGTACCTCAGCCGTAGATGCGAGACTCGCTCTGTCGCATACCGTGCGCAACATCGTGCAATCTGCCCACGGTCGCGGCGCCGATCCAGATCAAATTCGTGATCGGATTTGGCAGCTTCGTCTGCTGTTTGATTGGCTAGATCGTACTCAGCCTGGAGATGAACGCGATCATTCGAGTAGAGGGCTGCTATCTCCGGCGCAGGGCCAGCCGCCTGGGCTGTGGTTACGGAAAGACTTTATTGAGGAAGCTAGGTGGCAGGTTTGGGGTGTGCAAGTTGGAGATGAAGGAGAGACTCAGATATGA
- a CDS encoding translation initiation factor 2A, central region, translating into MTTPTLINLPPPPSEPVTPSDMGPGTPNSGTTSLSALSTTAIKDGHQGQAFPYSHRAHQSSTSSTTTLEAERADRISRLAGLERVATARAGGQTSGQVLPPYSPGYFESQVLKERSTVGSASATGSIAGRTTWASSSDTCDADKMSEDHEDDGTSSVGNVSDEGNASLVGFGEGANSTCSGPISRPPGIHRISSGGIGARPTSTGSSNVNRPNPLASYLQQQQHHAGESSMIFSSLAGSMTPEPMNEDARMVDGMTFDSDVVDTTARTPRLVFTPGHSSSGFGSPARD; encoded by the exons ATGACTACCCCAACGCTGATCAATTTGCCTCCTCCCCCATCGGAACCCGTCACTCCATCGGATATGGGACC AGGCACCCCCAACTCCGGCACTACATCGCTCTCTGCTCTCTCGACAACAGCCATCAAAGACGGCCACCAGGGCCAAGCATTCCCCTACAGCCACCGTGCGCATCAGTCCTCCACATCCTCCACCACAACCCTAGAGGCCGAGCGCGCAGATCGAATCTCTCGGCTAGCGGGTCTTGAGCGCGTTGCCACAGCCCGCGCTGGTGGTCAGACATCTGGCCAAGTGCTTCCACCGTATTCTCCAGGATACTTTGAGAGTCAAGTATTGAAGGAGCGCAGCACAGTTGGCAGCGCCAGTGCGACGGGCAGCATTGCTGGACGCACCACCTGGGCGAGCAGTAGCGACACATGCGACGCCGACAAAATGAGCGAGGATCACGAGGACGATGGCACCTCCAGTGTCGGTAACGTCAGTGACGAGGGTAATGCTAGTCTAGTTGGTTTCGGAGAGGGCGCCAACAGTACTTGCAGCGGACCAATTTCTCGTCCTCCTGGAATTCACCGTATCTCCTCCGGAGGCATCGGTGCACGGCCTACTTCTACGGGTAGCTCGAATGTCAACCGCCCGAACCCGTTGGCTTCATATCTTCAACAACAGCAGCATCATGCCGGAGAGAGCTCTATGATCTTTTCGTCGCTCGCCGGATCGATGACCCCCGAGCCTATGAATGAGGATGCTCGCATGGTTGATGGCATGACCTTTGACTCGGATGTTGTTGATACAACTGCTAGAACTCCACGACTGGTCTTCACGCCCGGTCACAGCAGCAGTGGATTTGGCTCGCCAGCTCGGGATTAG
- a CDS encoding Eukaryotic translation initiation factor subunit eIF2A, putative has product MAAPTQLAFRTLKGISIMDAAPVYQPLSGFAKPEGNLRCSAYSPCGRYFAWASPEKVTIIDPSVGQVVGTIPADNVFELGFSPLGTYVITWQRTSKDMNGDAVKNLKVWRAVEDGDDHSIVGSFVQKSQTGWNLQYTADERLCARTVTNEVQFYQSDNLSTVWNKLRVEGVADFALSPGQTQSIAVFIPERKGQPAQVKVFIVPQFTAPVSQKSFFKGDKVQLKWNASGTTLIVLAQTEVDRTGKSYYGETTLYLLSASGAFDSRIDLDKEGPIHDVSWNPNSKEFGVVYGYMPAKTTIFNFRGVPKHNFPLAPRNTIQFSPHGRFVLVAGFGNLAGQMDLYDMDKNYHKITTVEASNASVCAWSPDGQYILTATTSPRLRVDNGVRIWHVSGGLTYNEEMTELYDVTWRPQSIEQHPLGEPLAKLPVPHPSATAYMGTRKAPVKPAGAYRPPGARGQLTPLAFKREDEGGAAFVRDGVPGASMNTFGKPRRREIPGAEPSEEYLPPGAAPGGGVALPAENLSKSAAKNKKKREAAKKAREDGTDAPPANAPTGPSPDRSRNRGKNAVATNGNGAAKSAPLPPAAAPTPAPAAAPAPVEDPSAQDKKIRGLLKKIRAIDELKMRLAGGEKLEDTQMKKIQTEDAVRKELQAVGYDG; this is encoded by the exons ATGGCTGCTCCCACGCAACTTGCTT TCCGCACGCTCAAGGGCATTAGCATCATGGATGCCGCCCCTGTCTACCAGCCCCTTTCTGGGTTCGCGAA ACCAGAGGGCAACCTCCGCTGTAGCGCCTACTCGCCGTGTGGCCGGTACTTCGCATGGGCATCACCCGAGAA GGTCACCATTATCGATCCTTCCGTGGGCCAAGTCGTTGGGACCATTCCCGCCGATAACGTGTTCGAGCTTGGATTTTCGCCACTTGGCACTTACGTGATCACCTGGCAACGCACATCCAAGGACATGAACGGAGACGCCGTTAAGAACTTGAAGGTCTGGCGTGCCGTTGAGGACGGGGATGATCACTCGATCGTGGGAAGTTTCGTCCAGAAGTCGCAGACCGGTTGGAATTTGCAGTACACTGCCGATGAGCGGCTGTGCGCCCGCACCGTGACCAACGAGGTTCAGTTCTACCAGAGCGACAACCTTTCCACCGTTTGGAACAAGTTGCGCGTGGAGGGAGTGGCGGACTTTGCGTTGTCGCCCGGTCAGACCCAGTCCATTGCTGTGTTCATTCCTGAGCGCAAGGGCCAACCTGCCCAGGTTAAGGTGTTCATTGTGCCCCAGTTCACTGCGCCCGTGTCCCAGAAGAGCTTCTTCAAGGGCGATAAGGTCCAGCTGAAGTGGAATGCTTCTGGAACCACTTTGATCGTGCTCGCGCAGACTGAGGTGGATCGCACTGGCAAGAGTTACTACGGCGAGACGACCCTGTACTTGCTGAGCGCCAGCGGTGCATTCGACTCGCGCATTGATCTTG ATAAGGAAGGCCCGATTCACGATGTTAGTTGGAACCCCAACTCGAAGGAATTCGGTGTTGTGTACGGCTATATGCCCGCTAAGACAACCATATTCAACTTCCGCGGTGTGCCCAAGCACAACTTCCCTCTCGCGCCGCGCAACACTATCCAGTTCTCGCCTCATGGCCGCTTTGTGCTGGTTGCCGGTTTCGGTAACCTGGCAGGACAGATGGACCTGTACGACATGGACAAGAACTACCACAAGATCACCACCGTCGAGGCCTCCAACGCCAGCGTGTGCGCCTGGTCGCCCGATGGACAGTACATTCTGACCGCGACGACCAGCCCCCGCCTGCGCGTCGACAACGGCGTGCGCATCTGGCACGTTAGCGGCGGTCTCACCTACAACGAGGAGATGACCGAGCTCTACGACGTCACCTGGCGCCCGCAGAGCATCGAGCAACACCCGCTGGGCGAGCCGCTTGCCAAGCTGCCTGTGCCCCACCCCTCCGCCACTGCCTACATGGGCACGCGCAAGGCCCCCGTGAAGCCAGCCGGTGCCTACCGTCCCCCCGGCGCCCGCGGCCAGCTGACCCCGCTCGCATTCAAGCGTGAGGACGAAGGCGGTGCCGCCTTTGTCCGCGATGGTGTCCCCGGCGCCAGCATGAACACTTTCGGCAAGCCTCGCCGTCGTGAGATCCCCGGCGCCGAGCCCTCGGAGGAGTACCTGCCTCCCGGAGCTGCGCCCGGCGGCGGCGTCGCTCTGCCTGCCGAAAACCTGTCCAAGTCCGCCgcgaagaacaagaagaagcgcGAGGCGGCTAAGAAGGCTAGGGAAGATGGAACTGATGCTCCTCCTGCTAACGCCCCGACTGGACCCAGCCCAGACCGCAGTCGTAACCGCGGCAAGAACGCTGTTGCTACGAATGGAAATGGTGCAGCCAAGTCTGCCCCTCTCCCTCCTGCCGCTGCGCCTACTCCTGCCCCTGCCGCTGCTCCTGCGCCTGTTGAGGACCCCTCTGCTCAGGATAAGAAGATCCGCGGCCTGCTGAAGAAGATCCGCGCTATTGACGAGCTTAAGATGCGTCTTGCTGGTGGTGAGAAGTTGGAAGATAcgcagatgaagaagatccaGACTGAGGATGCGGTGCGGAAAGAGCTCCAGGCTGTTGGGTATGATGGTTGA